The Torulaspora globosa chromosome 8, complete sequence genome segment ATTGTCGAGATGGGTACTCACATCTTGGGTATTAAGGATATGGCTGGTACTTTGAAACCATCTGCTGCTAAACTTTTGGTTGGATCCATCAGAGCTAAATATCCAGATCTACCAATTCATGTTCACACCCACGATTCTGCGGGTACCGCTGTTGCATCTATGGCCGCGTGTGCCCTTGCGGGTGCTGATGTCGTCGATGTGGCAACTAATTCGATGTCTGGCTTGACTTCTCAGCCTTCCATGAATGCTTTGCTGGCATCGCTGGATGGCCAAATTGAAACCAACATTGACGTTAAGAAAACTCGTGAGTTAGATGCTTACTGGGCAGAGATCAGATTACTGTACTCCTGTTTCGAAGCAGACTTGAAGGGCCCAGATCCAGAGGTTTATGAGCATGAGATCCCAGGTGGTCAATTGACCAACTTGTTGTTCCAGGCTCAACAACTAGGTTTGGGTGAAAAATGGGCTGAAACCAAGAGGGCTTACAAAGAGGCAAACTACTTGCTCGGTGACTTGGTTAAGGTCACTCCAACTTCTAAGGTGGTGGGTGACTTAGCACAATTCATGGTCAGTAACAAATTGACTTCTGATGATGTTAAGAGACTAGCAAATTCCCTCGATTTCCCAGACTCCGTCATGGACTTTTTCGAAGGTTTGATCGGTCAACCATACGGTGGTTTCCCTGAGCCATTGAGAACGGACATTCTGAGGaacaagagaagaaaattgACTGTGCGTCCCGGTCTCGAATTGGCACCCTTCGACCTTGAGAAAATTAAGGAGGACTTGCAAGACCGATTCGGTGACATTGACGAATGTGACGTTGCATCTTATAACATGTATCCAAAGGTTTACGAAGACTTCCACAAGATCAAGGAGAAATACGGTGACTTATCGGTTCTTCCAACTAAGAACTTCCTCTCGCCACCACAGATCggtgaagaaattgaagttaCCATCGAACAGGGTAAGACTTTGATTATCAAACATCAAGCAGTTGGGGACTTGAATAAAGAAACCGGTATCAGAGAAGTTTATTTTGAATTGAATGGTGAACTAAGAAAGATTCCAGTGGCTGACAGATCACAAAAGGTCGAAACCATCTCCAAGCCAAAGGCTGATGGTCACGACCCACTTCAGATTGGTGCCCCAATGGCTGGTGTTATTGTTGAAATCAAGGTACATAAGGGCTCActggtcaagaagggcgAGCCAGTTGCTGTCTTGAGTGCCATGAAAATGGAAATGGTTATCTCTGCACAATCCAATGGACAAGTCAAGGAGGTCTATGTTAACGACGGTGAAAATGTCGATGCCTCCGACCTACTGGTggttctggaagaagctgtcCCACCAGCAAAGGAGTAACTTTACCGTTACTTCACCACGCTTCTTTATATTCATTAGAACAATTATACATTGTACTTTAGCTATGTCACCCTAGTGGGGGCATATAACGTTATCTAATAGATCAGTTGACCATTCTGTTTTGGAATGATCCAGTTCAATAAACTGTAGTGCCCTATTTCTTAAGTCATAAGTCATAAACAAACGATAAACCGTTTACGACTCAGTCTTTATAGCGCCCAAGCTAACACGCAGTCTACCGAAGTTGGTAAAACCTAATACGACAGCTCGGTATTAGCTAGACTGGACAAAGTCATCCAAGCCAGCAAAATCACAACCAAATAGCAGGCTAGCAATTTCAAGTTAACCCAGAACAGAACATCACTCACTATCAAACATGACTGTTTGAGAAGGCAATGACGCTCAATTAAGTCATGACTTATGACTATGACTTATGACTTGAGAAAATACCCTGTTGCGAACTCAAAGCAAGCTTCACAAAAGCTGGAAGTTTCATCGAAACATTTTCCTAGAGCTACTAGCTGTCGGTCTTGTCAATCTCGATGTAACTTTTGGGATTGCTGACGGCCTCCTCATCCTTGAGTTCGTAATTGCTTTATTAGACCCACTCTTTGCGAGTCGGCCGCCGCTCCCAGGCCTCAGACCTCCGGAAGTCTGACCACCCGACGTTGACTGTTCAGTAAACGTCTTCTTTGCCTTTTCGTTTGCAACCTGCTGCTTCAATGCCTCTATCTCCCTCATCTTCTCAGAAATAACTGTCTCCACTGTAACTGAGTCATCCTTGCGCAGTTGAGCTTCCGAGTACTTGAGATACTCTTCCGAGTCCATCAGCTTATTCACGTAGCCCGCTTGCGACTGTATATTGACCCAAGAATCAAGCATGGCGTTGGTCGACTTGCAAATTTCATGTATTCTTCTCAGGTGTGACGGCACTGCCTTCTGCAACGAGTTATTGACCGATTCGAACATCGGTATCAGCTTATCAAGCGTTTCCAATTCTCTCAACATCGATTGAGTATTCACCAACGAGTTGTGAGATGCTGTTTGATAGTCCTTCCCTTTGACCTGGTCAAAACTGTTCATTCCCAGgtttgatctcatctgaTCGAACATTTGCGGTATTAGCCTATTCACAGAGTTGTCCATCCTGTGATTGTCCCGGCCATTATCTGGTTGGCCATCTGGCACATTATCTTGGCTCATCGCTGGTTTGTTTAGTGTCTAAGGTACTTAAAAGGAATGCAATTCGCGTTGCCTCTATCTAACCTAAATCGTGTACAACATTGCAACATCTAGCTATTTCCAACGGATGACTGCCCAGAGGCGTTAGACGTATCTCAGCACTGCTCCTCTTCAACCGAATGCCACTGTCCCGCAGTAGCTAACGATGAGTTCGTTATCAACTTTGAATTGAGACCACAGATCGCCGACGATTTGCTGCGGGTTCGGCGCAAATGAGTTGTTTATATAGCAGTAAACCTGGTCTACCTTCAAGCTCTTGCTTAGAAACTTTGTGACCAGCGCAAACGGCTGCGCTGCCGATATTCTGCACACCGACGGTTTGACCTGCGGGATGGATCCTATAGGTTGGAACTTGATCTGTACCTTGGTCTGTCTCGGACCGCCTGTGTCACTCTCCTCAGCCTGGTacttttcaagagcttcacTGGTCGCTTTCGGCAATTTGTTCAGTAGAAGAGATGTAGTCATCGGTACCTCTcgctgcagcagctctgaTCCTTCAGAATCTATTAGATTCGCCTGTTTCTCGGTGCCCTCCTTGTTTTCCCCTTCAGCGGCAACCAAACCAAGCATTGATAGCCTCCTACTGAAATGTTCAAGCTTTCTCTGCATCATATTAGAAGTATTGTTAGAGTGCGAGTCTTGGCTGGCTTCTTGTTGCGGGTGTGCTCCAACATTCGCTGAGCTAGACAAACTGGACTGTCCAGACTCATCATTGTCACTTTCACTCTCCAGAATCCTGCTCATATGGCTCCTAACCGCAGCGAGTTTCCTCTGCGTGTAGATGTGCTGTAGGATTGACATAATAAGGTCGGTCTTTCATCTAACCATACTACTTACAAACATCAACATCAAGAGAAAACTTAGAGATTGGACACTCTGCGACGCTATGGAGAGCATTGATACTATCTGTGATAATCTGGAGGCAGCATTTGCCGATCAGAAGGATGATCCCCTTTCGCTAGTTACCATAATCGAGATGTACAGCGACCAAGTAGAATCCGAGGGTAAAGAggaggagaaagagaagtaCCTGGAAAAGCTGAGTGAACTTCTTGTTGCTCATCCAGATGTGGTTGCACAGATTGGCTGGGATTTACCCAAAGGGCTTTTGAACTTTTACGTTTCTCCAAACCTTTTCCCATATCGACGCCTGAGAAGCAACAAGATCGTGGTTGGAGTGATGAACTGCTTTCAGGAGATCGCAGTGCAGGGAAATCCAAAAGAATGCTTGCTAACTGGTTGCCAGTTGCTTTCAGAGCTTACCATGGAACACATCTCCCAGGAACTGgttgagattgaaaagcgCGACAGTGCTCATAAGGAAGTGCTGGAGTCTTTTAAGGACTTTACGTCTCCCGCTGAGCTTATACTGGGGCTGAAGAGCCATGTTCTGTTTGAATTGATCCAGACGGTGCTtagaagaattgaaacgCTGTACCCTTCAAAGTTTCTGGGCATGGCAGTTTCTGTCATTtgcaaatttttgagatCCAACATGGACGAAGTTGATAATACGGCGTTCTTCTTGCGCCGTATCTTTGCATTCTGCCGAAACTATGCCCCCAAGGAAGTCTCAGACGATGCTGcagatttgaaggaattgggCAGCAAGGAGGTggacaagatcaaggaGGACGAGGCGATTCTGCAGGGGAAGCTTCTTCGTAACCTCTGCACATTTGCGGTCGGGTTCTGtatgaagaggaagcatCTTAGACATGATGTTCAATACTATGGTTCGTTCTCTGACGTCAAGACTGAAAAGCATCCTTACTATGAGGAGCTTTTTGAAGCGTGTTCAAGATTCTATCAGCTGGCTTATTCGTTTGACATAGATCTTAGAGAGGAATTTTTGAGCGTCATAAAGGGCAGCAGAGACATTTACAAATCTTTGCCGCCGGATTCAGAGATCTCTAGCGATGAGGCCCGTCGTGGCATCGGACAAGTGGTTTATCAGCTGTCTCATACTTATCATCTGCAAAAGATGGCTAAAGCTACGGAATTGGAGCTTGATCCCTTCGGAATTGTCGTACTTTCCGGATTGAACTACTTGGTGACCGGCAAACATTTATACCCTGAAATCAAGCTGCAGGATGCCATTTACTTATACATTAGGTTCGCTACGCCTTCACTGTTCACCGATCTTTATTTCAATGAAGCAGCAGAGGAAATTTCCCGTTATTGGCTATGGGTAGCAATAACGAACTCAGGTTACAAAGAGTTGAAAGGACAATTGGTAGAAATGCCCTCATATATAAACGCTGTTCTGCTACAGATGTTGCTTTTGCGAAACTGTGAGCAAGCCAATGAGCAGTCACGCATGGTCACTTTCACCCTTTTGACTCGTTTGTTGTGCTTGATGCCTGAAGAGACTAcgttctctttcagcttaGACACCTTACTCACTTGCCCATATGTCAAACCGAAAATTTGCATGCTTGGAATCATGAAAGACCTAATGTTGAGATCTTGCCAGTGCAAACGGGACTTGGCTGCTCAGCTGATGGACCTCAAACTTAAGGATAACGACTCGGTAACGGACTCCCAAAAGATTGCATCTCAGGGATCGCCTCCGCCATTACCACAAAGAGCATTCTTGTCGCTCAACGAGGATAGGATGGCTTGTATCCACAGCGTGGCGTTAATGGCAGTTGATAAAGCTTCGAAAGAGGAGCGCCAAAAAGAAGAcctccttctcttgctcAACTACCTGAACTTTTTCAACGCTCTTAGAAACAAATGGGATAAGAACCTCTTGAAGTCGATTCATTTGGAAATTGCAGCCCATTTCAATGACGGCACGGAGGAGAAGTTACCTGAGATTGGATTCATAAAAGTTGCAAACGATACTTTAGGCAATAATCTGTAGATACCTATCATTTGACTAAGTAATGCTGTGCTAAAACATCTCTGAGGAATGTAGAGACTTCAACTATTTATTCTTCACGCCACCTCGTTTCATCGTCCCGTCCGTCCTTTCAAGGCTTCCATAATGTCCTTTTTCAATCAGTGGTCCAAAATAGACGAAAAATCCATCCTTTGTAGCTGCACGCTGTTCTTCCCAGAGCAGCTCGGAATCGTCAATGAAAGGATCCTCGATATCATATTTACCAATTAGACTTTTTCCTTTATTTGGATGTGATTTTTTCTTCGGTGAGGCCATTATCTTTTCCTCGTcaccttcatcttcctcatcgtcatctccttcatcgTCAACTTCCACAAGATCCtcgccttcttcatcttctgcattTCCAACAGTGTTTGTCGTATTCAGCTGAGTCAAAAGGTTTCTTTTAGCAACTTTAACATCAGTTATGTTGCTCTCACTCTGTGTAGCGTGGAATTTATCGTGAACAAGCTTGTAGAAGTTGAATGAGACTTGACCATTTTCGTCTAAATACTCATTAGTCTTAGAAGAGTACAATGGAACATCCAAAACTATCGTAGGATCCTGTATCTCTTTCGTTACTTTTCCACGCTCAAATAGGTCAAGTAAAGAGGGCGACTTTATTGCTGGCGCCGCGACTAGCTTCTTAGGCGTCTTCCCCTTCGTTGATGAGCTTTGTTCCTTCTTTACAGcggctttcttcttggtgtCACCTGCCTTAGAAGGCACACCGCCTTCTTTTTTATCTGATACTTTACTAGCAGTTTTCTTgccttctttcttggcgGTAGTTTTCTCCGAGTTCTGTTTGCCACCATTCTCGTTCTCAGACTGCCCTTTGCTAGCGGTGCTCTTTTCCGATCCACTCTTAGATGTTGCAGGAGCAGTCGCGTCCTTCTTGACGGTCTTCGAGACTTTCCTGCCCTCACCTGCGGTCCTCGTGTTGGCCTTGGGCTTCGACGGCACCGTGGCGGTCAGGctcactttcttctccttttctGCCACTTTACCTCCAGCGCTAGATGTAGCTGCAACAGCAGGCTTCTTAGTCTGCCCTGACGCCTTTTCACCCGACAAGTTTACTGGTGAGCTTATCCGAGCGACCAAGACGCCCGGAGCGTCAGGCGAGTCGTTCTTCGCAAGGGCGTTTCCCCCAGCTTTCTGTGTCGGCAGAATAACCTTGGGCGGATTAGAGCCCTGTCTAGCTTGCTGTGTTGGAGATTGTGGAACATTCTGGCTCTTGGAAGCCGACAAATCCCGTTCCGGTTCGATACTAGGCGAAAGAAGTGAAGATATCCTCAGTTGTTCCATCTTCACAGCACCAGCGGCGCTCTGAACCAGTATTTCGTCCGCATCCGTATCAGTCTCATTCTTGAAACTTGACACTAGAGCAGGTGGTGATAGCGATACGGGAATTCCTGGCGAAGGTGATGTTCCCTTTACATGTTTCCTATTCTTGGCCAATTCTTGCGCTATATTCGGGATTCTCTTGctctccttcttgatcctCTTGGCACTCTCACCGGATTCCTCCCTCTTGACTGCTCTCCTCTTCTGCTCAACAGTCTTCACACTCTTTTCGCTCTGGACATCATCAGTACTCGCATTAGCAGCAACTGGGCCTACAACTTGTCAGTTAAAGTGGTTCTTTGTAAATTTTCAAAAGAGAGTTTAATCACATACTTTCTTC includes the following:
- the HPC2 gene encoding Hpc2p (ancestral locus Anc_6.111) produces the protein MEQLRISSLLSPSIEPERDLSASKSQNVPQSPTQQARQGSNPPKVILPTQKAGGNALAKNDSPDAPGVLVARISSPVNLSGEKASGQTKKPAVAATSSAGGKVAEKEKKVSLTATVPSKPKANTRTAGEGRKVSKTVKKDATAPATSKSGSEKSTASKGQSENENGGKQNSEKTTAKKEGKKTASKVSDKKEGGVPSKAGDTKKKAAVKKEQSSSTKGKTPKKLVAAPAIKSPSLLDLFERGKVTKEIQDPTIVLDVPLYSSKTNEYLDENGQVSFNFYKLVHDKFHATQSESNITDVKVAKRNLLTQLNTTNTVGNAEDEEGEDLVEVDDEGDDDEEDEGDEEKIMASPKKKSHPNKGKSLIGKYDIEDPFIDDSELLWEEQRAATKDGFFVYFGPLIEKGHYGSLERTDGTMKRGGVKNK
- the DUO1 gene encoding Duo1p (ancestral locus Anc_6.114), translated to MSQDNVPDGQPDNGRDNHRMDNSVNRLIPQMFDQMRSNLGMNSFDQVKGKDYQTASHNSLVNTQSMLRELETLDKLIPMFESVNNSLQKAVPSHLRRIHEICKSTNAMLDSWVNIQSQAGYVNKLMDSEEYLKYSEAQLRKDDSVTVETVISEKMREIEALKQQVANEKAKKTFTEQSTSGGQTSGGLRPGSGGRLAKSGSNKAITNSRMRRPSAIPKVTSRLTRPTASSSRKMFR
- the ATG12 gene encoding Atg12p (ancestral locus Anc_6.113), with amino-acid sequence MSILQHIYTQRKLAAVRSHMSRILESESDNDESGQSSLSSSANVGAHPQQEASQDSHSNNTSNMMQRKLEHFSRRLSMLGLVAAEGENKEGTEKQANLIDSEGSELLQREVPMTTSLLLNKLPKATSEALEKYQAEESDTGGPRQTKVQIKFQPIGSIPQVKPSVCRISAAQPFALVTKFLSKSLKVDQVYCYINNSFAPNPQQIVGDLWSQFKVDNELIVSYCGTVAFG
- a CDS encoding uncharacterized protein (ancestral locus Anc_6.112), which translates into the protein MCCRIDIIRSVFHLTILLTNINIKRKLRDWTLCDAMESIDTICDNLEAAFADQKDDPLSLVTIIEMYSDQVESEGKEEEKEKYLEKLSELLVAHPDVVAQIGWDLPKGLLNFYVSPNLFPYRRLRSNKIVVGVMNCFQEIAVQGNPKECLLTGCQLLSELTMEHISQELVEIEKRDSAHKEVLESFKDFTSPAELILGLKSHVLFELIQTVLRRIETLYPSKFLGMAVSVICKFLRSNMDEVDNTAFFLRRIFAFCRNYAPKEVSDDAADLKELGSKEVDKIKEDEAILQGKLLRNLCTFAVGFCMKRKHLRHDVQYYGSFSDVKTEKHPYYEELFEACSRFYQLAYSFDIDLREEFLSVIKGSRDIYKSLPPDSEISSDEARRGIGQVVYQLSHTYHLQKMAKATELELDPFGIVVLSGLNYLVTGKHLYPEIKLQDAIYLYIRFATPSLFTDLYFNEAAEEISRYWLWVAITNSGYKELKGQLVEMPSYINAVLLQMLLLRNCEQANEQSRMVTFTLLTRLLCLMPEETTFSFSLDTLLTCPYVKPKICMLGIMKDLMLRSCQCKRDLAAQLMDLKLKDNDSVTDSQKIASQGSPPPLPQRAFLSLNEDRMACIHSVALMAVDKASKEERQKEDLLLLLNYLNFFNALRNKWDKNLLKSIHLEIAAHFNDGTEEKLPEIGFIKVANDTLGNNL